One Dehalococcoidia bacterium genomic region harbors:
- a CDS encoding YebC/PmpR family DNA-binding transcriptional regulator, with protein sequence MSGHSKWKSIKNQKGVADAKRGQLFTKLTREIIFATRSGGGNPDSNSRLRLAIQKARDARMPGENIERAIKKGEGNLEGQVMFESSYEGYGPGGSAIMVDIVSDNRNRAVQELRSAFTRAGGNLGETGSVAWMFENRGVIGVLTEGKNIDDLTMQAIDAGAEDVAPLGDYIEIYTKPAELEMVRKALEKAGITVESAEHAKVPKTSVSLDEHTSFQVLRMLDRLEEMDDVQNVYNNVDFSDEIMEKYHSQAK encoded by the coding sequence ATGTCCGGACACTCTAAATGGAAATCAATCAAGAACCAGAAGGGCGTGGCCGACGCCAAGCGCGGCCAGCTTTTTACCAAGCTCACGCGTGAGATCATCTTCGCCACGCGTTCGGGCGGCGGCAATCCCGATAGCAACTCGCGCCTGAGGCTGGCCATCCAGAAGGCCAGGGACGCTCGCATGCCGGGCGAGAACATCGAACGCGCCATCAAAAAAGGCGAGGGAAACCTCGAAGGTCAGGTCATGTTCGAGTCTTCCTATGAAGGCTACGGGCCGGGCGGTTCCGCCATCATGGTGGACATAGTGAGCGACAACCGAAACCGCGCCGTGCAGGAGCTGCGCTCGGCCTTCACCCGCGCCGGCGGCAACCTGGGCGAGACCGGCTCGGTGGCCTGGATGTTCGAAAACCGCGGCGTCATCGGCGTATTAACCGAGGGCAAGAACATCGACGACCTCACCATGCAGGCTATCGATGCGGGAGCGGAAGACGTGGCCCCGCTGGGAGATTACATAGAGATTTATACCAAGCCCGCCGAGCTGGAAATGGTGCGCAAGGCACTGGAAAAGGCTGGCATCACTGTAGAGAGCGCGGAGCATGCCAAGGTGCCCAAGACCTCCGTTAGCCTGGACGAGCACACCTCCTTCCAGGTGCTGCGCATGCTGGACCGCCTGGAAGAGATGGACGACGTGCAGAACGTCTACAACAACGTGGACTTCAGCGACGAGATAATGGAGAAGTACCACTCACAGGCCAAGTGA
- the ruvC gene encoding crossover junction endodeoxyribonuclease RuvC, whose amino-acid sequence MRILGIDPGTIVLGYGLIESQRDEMSLVHFDTIKCKARSDMSERLLFLYEGLMAVVRKYKPDVLAVETPFVGENIKSALAIGKAQAIVLLVAAQNKKPIYEYSPAQVKHHVADYGASSKEQMQEMVKMLLDLDEVPQPNDAADALAVAICHLRESRLRDIINGSGA is encoded by the coding sequence ATGAGGATATTAGGCATTGACCCCGGCACCATCGTCCTCGGCTACGGGCTGATAGAAAGCCAGCGCGACGAAATGTCGCTTGTCCATTTCGATACTATAAAATGCAAGGCGCGCTCCGACATGTCGGAGCGTTTGCTTTTTCTCTACGAAGGACTCATGGCCGTCGTGCGCAAGTATAAACCCGATGTCTTAGCCGTCGAGACCCCATTTGTGGGCGAGAATATCAAATCGGCGCTTGCCATCGGCAAGGCGCAGGCCATCGTGCTGCTGGTCGCCGCCCAGAACAAGAAACCCATCTACGAATACTCGCCGGCGCAGGTAAAACACCATGTGGCGGACTACGGCGCGTCTTCCAAGGAGCAGATGCAGGAGATGGTCAAAATGCTGCTCGACCTCGACGAGGTGCCCCAGCCCAACGACGCCGCTGACGCCCTGGCGGTAGCCATCTGCCACCTCAGAGAGAGCCGTTTGAGAGATATTATCAATGGGAGTGGCGCATAG
- a CDS encoding phosphoenolpyruvate synthase → MGDTANGAAYPLSTGLIHLDELLQGLRPGDNVVWQIESLADFAYFAVPFAREALREGRACVYLRFAEHPPLLPATDGIDIIRVDASSGFDSFTTELHAIIESHSASTTYIFDNLSFLVSKWATDELVANFFQVTCPFILQLGALAYFPLIYGKHSHETIARIKSTTQILINVYKPQGVLYVHPQKVWERYSSQMFLAHCVEEPAWQPVFQSGEAAAISSTSFPQPLVKGASPASPWDSIYNRLMQYRQSAVSSAEYPPEIRALKNELTRFMLGDQAAFSELTQRHITLDDLIAIRERLIGTGRIGGKAAGMLLARRILTDYRGEVDFTAILEPHDSFYIGSDVFFTFLVNNGLFELRIQLTRSCNLSRQTFDDVQQRFLEGEFPPEIMEQFRNMLDYFGQAPIIVRSSSLMEDSLGNAFAGKYFSEFCANQGSPEERLSAFTRAVKTVYASALNPDAVAYRQRQGLAESDEQMAVLVQRVSGMPYKQYFFPGVAGVGFSHNMYAWTSRIDPARGMLRLVFGLGTRAVNRMDGDYTRVVALSHPELRPEIGDRVVRYSQHNVDVLDLSQNRLMTLGTAELLGPDYEYPGLELLASVVKDGMVRGLESLLASDTVSSITITFDELLSKTGFVNIMDNMLSVLEQAYGHPVDTEFTAYINSEGSVRVNLLQCRSLRLPGGSASAEIPQNLPEERVLFRSGQFLSGGIVSDVRYILYVDPEAYSSQSSPDMKRQLGRVIGRLNQLPQIAQGRVILIGPGRWGSTNLELGVNVGYSDISNVAVLTEMADEAAGRLPELSYGTHFFQDLVESQIIYVAVYPQQADAHFNRKFFSRAPNVLRSVMPEASPFSSLIRLIDVPAATGGLHAQLAADSGSRQVICYLA, encoded by the coding sequence ATGGGCGATACGGCAAACGGGGCGGCCTATCCCTTAAGCACAGGCCTGATTCACCTGGACGAACTTCTGCAGGGGCTGAGGCCGGGCGATAACGTCGTCTGGCAGATAGAGAGCCTGGCGGATTTTGCCTACTTTGCCGTACCTTTCGCGCGTGAGGCTCTGCGTGAAGGCCGCGCGTGTGTTTACCTGCGCTTTGCCGAACACCCGCCGCTCTTACCCGCTACCGACGGCATCGACATTATACGAGTGGATGCCAGCTCCGGCTTCGATAGTTTCACCACCGAGCTGCACGCCATTATCGAGTCCCATAGCGCCAGTACGACCTATATCTTCGATAACCTGTCCTTCCTGGTCTCCAAGTGGGCTACCGACGAGCTGGTGGCTAATTTTTTCCAGGTGACCTGCCCTTTCATCCTGCAGCTCGGAGCGCTGGCCTACTTCCCGCTCATCTACGGCAAGCACAGCCACGAGACTATCGCCCGCATCAAGAGCACCACCCAGATACTCATCAATGTTTACAAGCCGCAGGGAGTGTTGTACGTCCATCCGCAAAAAGTCTGGGAACGCTACTCCTCCCAGATGTTCCTGGCGCACTGCGTGGAGGAACCCGCCTGGCAGCCGGTCTTTCAGAGCGGTGAAGCCGCTGCCATCTCATCGACTTCCTTCCCCCAGCCCCTCGTCAAGGGCGCGAGCCCGGCCTCTCCCTGGGACAGCATTTACAACCGGCTTATGCAATACCGCCAGTCAGCGGTTTCCAGCGCGGAATATCCTCCCGAGATACGGGCGCTTAAAAACGAACTCACCCGTTTTATGCTGGGAGACCAGGCTGCCTTCAGCGAACTGACGCAGAGGCACATCACGCTGGATGACCTCATCGCCATCCGAGAGCGGCTCATCGGCACAGGGCGCATAGGTGGAAAGGCGGCCGGCATGCTGCTGGCGCGGCGCATACTTACGGATTACCGCGGGGAGGTGGACTTCACCGCAATACTTGAGCCGCATGACTCGTTCTACATTGGTTCGGATGTCTTTTTTACTTTTTTAGTCAACAACGGACTCTTCGAGCTGCGCATCCAGTTGACCCGCAGCTGTAACCTTTCGCGCCAGACTTTCGATGATGTGCAGCAGCGTTTTCTGGAAGGCGAGTTCCCGCCCGAAATAATGGAGCAGTTCCGCAATATGCTGGACTACTTCGGCCAGGCCCCCATCATCGTGCGTTCGTCGTCCCTGATGGAGGACAGCCTGGGTAATGCCTTCGCCGGCAAGTATTTCAGCGAATTTTGCGCCAACCAGGGCAGCCCGGAGGAGCGCCTGTCCGCCTTTACTCGCGCGGTGAAAACGGTGTATGCCAGTGCCCTCAATCCCGACGCCGTCGCCTATCGCCAGCGCCAGGGACTGGCAGAAAGCGACGAGCAGATGGCCGTGCTGGTGCAGCGCGTTTCCGGCATGCCGTACAAACAATACTTCTTCCCCGGCGTGGCCGGGGTGGGTTTTTCGCACAATATGTACGCCTGGACCAGCCGCATAGACCCGGCTAGAGGAATGCTCAGGCTGGTCTTCGGGCTGGGAACGCGGGCGGTCAACCGCATGGACGGAGATTACACCCGGGTGGTGGCGTTAAGCCATCCGGAGCTGAGACCCGAGATCGGCGACAGGGTGGTGCGCTATTCCCAGCATAACGTTGATGTGCTGGACTTGTCGCAGAACCGCCTAATGACGCTGGGGACGGCGGAACTGCTGGGGCCGGACTACGAATACCCCGGCCTCGAGCTGCTGGCCTCTGTGGTCAAGGACGGCATGGTACGCGGCCTGGAGAGCTTACTGGCTTCTGATACGGTGAGCAGTATCACCATAACCTTTGACGAGCTGCTGAGCAAAACCGGGTTCGTCAACATAATGGATAACATGCTCAGTGTGCTGGAGCAGGCCTACGGCCACCCGGTGGATACCGAATTCACGGCCTATATAAATTCCGAGGGCAGCGTCAGGGTCAACCTGCTGCAATGCCGCTCACTGCGCCTGCCCGGAGGCAGCGCCTCCGCCGAGATACCGCAGAACCTGCCGGAGGAAAGGGTACTCTTCCGTTCCGGCCAGTTTCTCAGCGGCGGCATCGTGTCCGATGTGCGCTATATCCTGTATGTCGACCCGGAGGCGTATAGTTCGCAGTCCTCGCCCGATATGAAACGCCAGCTCGGGCGGGTAATCGGCAGGCTGAATCAGTTGCCGCAGATAGCGCAAGGCAGAGTAATTCTCATCGGCCCCGGCAGATGGGGCAGCACCAACCTGGAGCTGGGCGTCAACGTGGGCTACTCGGACATCAGCAACGTAGCGGTGCTAACCGAGATGGCCGATGAGGCCGCCGGGCGTTTGCCGGAGCTGTCCTACGGCACCCATTTTTTCCAGGACCTGGTGGAGTCGCAGATAATCTACGTGGCGGTCTATCCGCAGCAGGCGGATGCGCATTTCAACCGCAAGTTTTTCTCGCGCGCGCCGAACGTCCTGCGCAGCGTTATGCCCGAAGCAAGCCCGTTCAGCTCTCTCATCCGCCTCATCGACGTGCCGGCGGCCACCGGCGGCCTGCACGCCCAACTGGCGGCCGACTCCGGCTCGCGCCAGGTCATTTGTTACCTGGCATAG
- the ruvA gene encoding Holliday junction branch migration protein RuvA, with the protein MIASLKGTLEALNADSAVINVGGVGFRVFMPISMLLTLGGLGEEVRVHTHTHVREDAILLYGFAAEEDLKLFQMLINVSGFGPKLALSMLSAMSVEQLVSAIAGGSEELLTSVPGIGKKLAGRLILELKDKINTGWAGARVVPVGEGNGEVVGALLGLGYSASEASRAVASLPRDKKLTLEDKIKQALGYFGGK; encoded by the coding sequence ATGATTGCCAGCCTTAAGGGTACGCTCGAAGCGCTCAATGCCGACTCAGCCGTCATCAACGTGGGTGGCGTGGGCTTCCGGGTGTTTATGCCCATCTCCATGCTCCTTACGCTCGGCGGGCTGGGCGAGGAGGTGCGCGTACACACGCACACGCACGTGCGCGAAGATGCCATACTGCTTTACGGCTTCGCCGCCGAAGAAGACCTCAAGCTCTTCCAGATGCTTATCAATGTCTCCGGCTTCGGCCCCAAGCTGGCGCTTTCCATGCTCTCGGCTATGAGCGTGGAGCAGCTCGTATCCGCCATTGCAGGCGGCAGCGAGGAGTTGCTGACATCAGTGCCCGGCATCGGCAAGAAGCTGGCCGGGAGGCTCATACTCGAACTCAAGGACAAGATAAATACGGGCTGGGCGGGGGCGCGGGTGGTGCCGGTGGGCGAGGGGAACGGGGAGGTGGTGGGGGCGCTGCTGGGGCTGGGCTACTCTGCCAGTGAGGCCAGCCGCGCCGTGGCATCGCTGCCGCGCGACAAAAAATTAACTCTCGAAGACAAGATCAAACAGGCGCTGGGGTATTTCGGAGGGAAATGA
- a CDS encoding GIY-YIG nuclease family protein: MLEKQYYVYIMTTKNNTTLYTGVTNDLVRRVHEHKNHLIYGFSRRYNTERLAYYEVSEDINSAIAREKQIKGWLRKKKVALIESMNPEWCDLYDKLMEE; encoded by the coding sequence ATGTTAGAAAAGCAATACTATGTATACATCATGACGACCAAGAACAACACCACTCTCTATACCGGGGTTACTAATGACCTCGTGCGCCGTGTCCATGAACATAAGAACCATCTGATTTATGGTTTTTCACGGCGTTACAATACGGAGCGGCTAGCTTATTACGAAGTAAGTGAAGATATAAACTCAGCTATTGCCAGAGAAAAGCAGATAAAAGGCTGGCTCCGAAAAAAGAAGGTAGCTTTGATAGAAAGCATGAATCCCGAGTGGTGCGATTTGTATGATAAGCTAATGGAGGAATGA
- a CDS encoding RNA-binding protein encodes MVRGLFARFGEVGKVSIMHDRRGISKGFAFLEMPVENEGRSAITGLNRTMFLDRTLDITESQPPGGKRGGNKIKSGPKRPRR; translated from the coding sequence ATGGTCAGGGGCCTGTTTGCCCGTTTCGGCGAGGTCGGCAAAGTGTCAATCATGCACGACAGGCGCGGCATTTCCAAGGGTTTCGCTTTTCTCGAGATGCCGGTGGAGAACGAAGGCCGTTCAGCTATAACGGGTTTGAACCGCACGATGTTCCTCGACCGTACGCTCGATATTACCGAGTCGCAGCCGCCCGGAGGCAAACGCGGGGGGAACAAAATCAAGTCAGGCCCCAAACGCCCCCGAAGATGA